One Brachyspira pilosicoli P43/6/78 genomic window carries:
- a CDS encoding PadR family transcriptional regulator: MYIESDIIRGHIDAVVLHFLKDNDSYGYELSKLITDKTNGEYEINGQTLYSAIRRLEGKKLIESYWGDESQGGRRKYYKITEEGRKFLDEEREIWLFTKKIIDKLLDIE, from the coding sequence ATGTATATAGAAAGTGATATCATACGAGGTCATATAGATGCTGTTGTTTTGCATTTTTTGAAAGATAATGATTCATATGGTTATGAGCTTTCTAAATTAATTACTGATAAAACTAATGGAGAATATGAGATTAATGGCCAGACTTTATACAGTGCTATAAGAAGACTTGAAGGCAAAAAGTTAATAGAAAGTTATTGGGGAGATGAAAGTCAGGGAGGAAGAAGAAAATATTATAAAATTACTGAAGAAGGCAGAAAGTTTTTAGATGAAGAGAGAGAAATATGGCTGTTTACTAAAAAGATAATAGATAAACTTCTTGATATTGAATAA
- a CDS encoding permease prefix domain 1-containing protein, whose product MIDDFCNELKNKYPNTQKIRDQIEELRNYLYMKSEEYIDESEDEAFKKALKSFGDVDSLLEELSKDAKIINKSKLYLFAGIIDIFIVAFLSLLLCFISLKNNNISFFSYINNSLIPSIFFIVSGIVVIFLTTVIQFINMRNIYETFEYTYNDYKINLKYSIIGFLIISIAVFIFNMFFTPHHIWFVFVIIYFLSWPLTVFFFYRFFKNSDKNINRK is encoded by the coding sequence ATGATAGATGATTTTTGTAATGAATTAAAAAATAAATATCCTAATACTCAAAAAATTAGAGACCAAATTGAAGAGCTTAGAAATTATTTATACATGAAAAGTGAAGAATATATAGATGAAAGCGAAGATGAGGCTTTTAAAAAGGCACTTAAATCTTTTGGCGATGTGGACTCACTTCTTGAAGAATTATCAAAGGATGCAAAAATTATTAATAAATCTAAATTATATTTATTTGCTGGAATTATTGATATTTTTATTGTGGCTTTTTTAAGTTTATTATTATGCTTTATATCTTTAAAAAACAATAATATATCATTTTTCTCTTATATAAATAATTCATTAATTCCAAGTATATTTTTTATTGTTTCTGGAATTGTTGTTATTTTTTTAACTACAGTTATACAGTTTATTAATATGCGTAATATATACGAAACTTTTGAATATACTTATAATGATTATAAAATAAATTTAAAATATTCTATAATAGGTTTTTTAATTATATCTATAGCAGTATTTATATTTAATATGTTTTTTACTCCGCATCATATTTGGTTTGTATTTGTTATTATATACTTTTTATCTTGGCCTTTGACTGTATTTTTCTTTTATAGATTTTTTAAAAATTCTGATAAAAATATTAACAGGAAATAA
- a CDS encoding permease prefix domain 1-containing protein, whose amino-acid sequence MNINEFYKNIKKKYPNTKEVLEQLDEIKDMLNSKVQHYVKNGMKYEEACSKSIDELGNIDEVFEDISKDAKIVHNLYIKILTVLISSFSTAILAFTFGVIIDSLTFFNETTKIGYKLTMPYFYLVLFIYIVIYSFWNFSDNIKPKIRKYSYDIYKINLKNSIIAVVIYSVIMIIVNVITYKYNNYLWFMWPFVGILNWTISIIADYYLFRSSIFEYKK is encoded by the coding sequence ATGAATATTAATGAGTTTTATAAAAATATTAAAAAGAAATACCCTAATACTAAAGAAGTCCTTGAGCAATTAGATGAAATAAAAGATATGCTTAATTCTAAAGTTCAGCATTATGTAAAAAATGGAATGAAATATGAAGAAGCTTGCAGTAAATCTATAGATGAGCTTGGCAATATTGATGAAGTTTTTGAAGATATAAGCAAAGATGCAAAAATTGTACATAATTTATATATAAAAATATTAACAGTTTTAATATCATCTTTTTCTACAGCTATTTTAGCTTTTACTTTTGGTGTGATTATAGATAGTTTAACTTTTTTTAATGAAACTACTAAAATAGGTTATAAACTTACTATGCCTTATTTTTATTTGGTATTATTTATTTATATAGTTATTTATTCTTTTTGGAATTTCTCTGATAATATAAAACCTAAAATAAGAAAGTATAGTTATGATATATATAAAATTAATTTAAAAAACTCTATTATTGCTGTTGTAATTTATTCTGTGATAATGATTATTGTAAATGTCATCACATATAAATATAATAATTATTTGTGGTTTATGTGGCCTTTTGTTGGTATATTAAATTGGACTATTTCTATAATTGCAGATTATTATTTATTTAGAAGCAGTATATTTGAATATAAGAAATAA